Below is a genomic region from Desulfovibrio ferrophilus.
CCACCTGATGCACGCCGCTTCCAATTTTCCCAATGCGATTATCACGCAAAATATTAACTGCTCGCCGCCAGTTTTTATTTCTCATTGGTGATTTTTTGTTTCTTTTTGAATCCATAAGAGCTTGGAAGGCTTCAAATACTTTTTTGGAACTTTGGAGGCGGACAGTTGTAAATCTGACTGCATCCGTTATGTGGTCAACCGTATTTCGGTCGTCCACATAGCCCCGAGTCAAACGACTAATGAGAAGTTCATTGCGGGTCAGATCATCCTCGGCCTTTGCGATCTTTACAAAGTTGTTGCCTTCGGAACGAAACTCAATGATTTCGGTTCGCGTTTCCTTGAGTGGGAACAAGGCAACCATTGATAGACCTTGAGCGAGGATTAGGACGGCAAAGAACACGTTTAGCCAAACGTGAATTTTGAGCAGTCGTTGGGATTCCCGATAAGGCGCTGTTTTTCGCGCCTGTTCTTCGGGAGAGATGGAATTATCCACGACGGACCCCCCGGAACTGCACAAACGGATCAACATCAAGGCGGACATATTTTTGTCCTGGCCATTCTCCACCTAGCTGCACAAAATTAGCGCAAGGTGAAGGCTTGAGGTCCGTTGGGCTATTCTCCCAGGGGGTTTTAGGTGCGCAGC
It encodes:
- a CDS encoding type IV secretion system protein, which encodes MDNSISPEEQARKTAPYRESQRLLKIHVWLNVFFAVLILAQGLSMVALFPLKETRTEIIEFRSEGNNFVKIAKAEDDLTRNELLISRLTRGYVDDRNTVDHITDAVRFTTVRLQSSKKVFEAFQALMDSKRNKKSPMRNKNWRRAVNILRDNRIGKIGSGVHQVEFQTIDTFDDKPNDPPIKQSWVANMRYTFVEQELTKEEGLLNFAGFVVTDYNFSKRKTK